One genomic segment of Fusobacterium nucleatum includes these proteins:
- a CDS encoding ABC transporter ATP-binding protein — translation MKNILEVKNISYSVGENKILKDISFKCESGEIIGIIGSNGSGKTTLLKTINGINPISSGDILLNSKSTKEYTEKELARDISFMNQNTNIEFDFPCIDIVVLGRYPYLERFQEYSKKDMELAEKYMELTDTLKFKDKSILQLSGGERQRVLFAKILTQESQVILLDEPTASLDMRHEEDLLKEVSKEKDKDKIIILVIHNLRTAIKYCSRLILLSNGNIVKDGTVEEVITEENLNNVFGIKTKVYYNEISKFLDFCII, via the coding sequence ATGAAAAATATTTTAGAAGTAAAAAACATATCTTACTCTGTGGGGGAGAATAAAATATTAAAAGATATAAGTTTTAAATGTGAATCAGGTGAAATTATAGGGATAATAGGATCTAATGGTTCTGGGAAAACCACTCTTTTAAAGACTATAAATGGAATAAATCCAATAAGTAGTGGAGATATTTTATTAAATAGTAAAAGTACAAAAGAATATACTGAAAAAGAATTAGCAAGGGATATTTCTTTTATGAACCAAAATACTAATATTGAATTTGACTTTCCTTGTATTGATATTGTAGTTTTAGGGAGATATCCATATTTAGAAAGATTTCAAGAATATTCTAAAAAAGATATGGAACTTGCAGAAAAATATATGGAGCTTACAGATACTTTGAAATTTAAAGATAAATCTATATTGCAATTATCAGGTGGAGAAAGGCAAAGAGTGCTGTTTGCAAAAATTCTCACACAAGAAAGTCAAGTGATACTTTTAGATGAGCCTACTGCTAGTCTTGATATGAGGCACGAAGAAGATTTGTTAAAAGAAGTTTCAAAGGAAAAAGATAAGGATAAAATTATAATATTGGTAATTCATAATTTAAGGACAGCTATTAAATATTGCTCAAGGTTGATACTTCTATCTAATGGAAATATTGTAAAAGATGGAACTGTTGAAGAAGTTATCACAGAGGAAAACTTAAATAATGTCTTTGGAATAAAAACAAAGGTTTATTACAATGAGATTTCTAAATTCTTAGATTTCTGTATAATATAA
- a CDS encoding iron ABC transporter permease, whose product MKYRINFNLFLFFLLIGIIIFSLFYGAVRVPISDVIKIILNKTGLFNFEISKQSYIPIVFFVRFPRIMVAVIVGGALALCGCTMQSLLKNPIVDSGIIGISSGASLGAVIAVSLGLTAMNIFAMPIFSGAFALIISAIIYKISTLRGRTDNLLLILSGIAIGSFVGAITSVILTSLAETEMKEYIFWAMGSLNGRRWEHFFFGLIPIAILSPILFYYGKELNILLLGEEEAKSLGINIKKIRGKILIIIALLTAISVCISGNITFVGLIVPHILRKIIGSDNRKLLKSSFLAGACFLTFGDLLSRVVLAPKEISVGIVTALIGAPYFIYLIVKIRREGKTL is encoded by the coding sequence ATGAAATATAGAATTAATTTCAATCTCTTTCTATTTTTCCTTTTAATAGGAATAATAATTTTTTCTCTTTTCTATGGAGCAGTGAGAGTTCCAATTTCTGATGTTATAAAAATAATATTAAATAAAACAGGACTATTTAATTTTGAAATATCTAAACAAAGCTATATTCCAATAGTATTTTTTGTTAGATTTCCAAGGATAATGGTCGCTGTTATAGTTGGAGGGGCTTTGGCATTGTGTGGCTGCACAATGCAAAGCCTTTTAAAAAATCCAATAGTTGATAGTGGAATTATTGGTATATCAAGTGGAGCAAGTTTAGGAGCAGTTATAGCAGTTTCATTAGGTTTAACTGCAATGAATATTTTTGCAATGCCAATATTTTCAGGAGCTTTTGCCTTAATAATATCAGCTATTATCTATAAGATTTCTACTTTAAGAGGAAGAACAGATAATTTGCTTTTAATTTTATCAGGAATAGCCATAGGTAGTTTTGTAGGAGCAATCACTTCTGTTATTTTGACAAGCCTTGCAGAAACAGAAATGAAGGAATATATTTTCTGGGCAATGGGGAGTTTAAATGGTAGAAGATGGGAGCATTTTTTCTTTGGCTTGATACCTATTGCTATTTTATCTCCTATTTTATTTTACTATGGAAAGGAATTAAATATCTTATTGTTAGGGGAAGAAGAAGCAAAATCTTTGGGGATAAATATAAAAAAAATTAGAGGCAAAATTTTAATTATTATAGCTTTGTTGACAGCTATATCAGTTTGTATCAGTGGAAATATAACCTTTGTTGGTTTAATAGTTCCACATATTTTAAGAAAAATAATAGGTTCAGATAATAGAAAGCTACTAAAATCTTCATTTTTAGCAGGAGCTTGTTTTTTAACATTTGGTGACTTATTATCAAGAGTAGTATTAGCACCTAAAGAAATAAGTGTAGGGATAGTGACAGCACTTATAGGAGCACCATATTTTATATATTTGATTGTAAAAATTAGAAGAGAGGGGAAAACCCTATGA
- a CDS encoding ABC transporter substrate-binding protein has product MKKLFLFVVLLFSFTIGNAKGVQAKKYNHIVSLTLSGDEMLLGLVPENRIAGLSGKINEDKEISNIVDKAKKFPKVEGNEEVLMSLEPDLIIVADWLSKRITDIGAITGAKVYFYKTPSSYEEQKKLIRDLANLVEEKENGEKLIKNMDDRLKALQNKIAKNYKGAKPRILMYTSFGTTSGKNTTFNDMVKLINGVNVVAEAGIDGFKDISKEKVIELNPDIIIVPIAKKYDNVNKISKLFFEDPSLKNVKAIKNKKVYFIQYKDITPTSQYMINSIEELAKVVYQFKE; this is encoded by the coding sequence TTGAAAAAGTTATTTTTATTTGTAGTTTTGTTATTCTCTTTTACTATTGGAAATGCTAAGGGAGTACAAGCTAAAAAATATAATCATATTGTATCTTTAACTTTAAGTGGAGATGAGATGCTTCTAGGACTTGTTCCTGAAAATAGAATAGCAGGTTTAAGTGGAAAAATTAATGAAGATAAAGAGATTTCCAATATTGTAGATAAAGCTAAAAAGTTTCCAAAAGTTGAAGGAAATGAAGAAGTTTTAATGTCTTTAGAACCTGATTTAATAATAGTAGCTGATTGGTTATCAAAAAGAATAACTGATATTGGAGCTATAACAGGAGCAAAAGTATATTTTTACAAGACACCAAGCAGTTATGAAGAGCAAAAGAAATTAATCAGAGATTTGGCAAATTTAGTTGAAGAAAAAGAAAATGGTGAAAAATTAATAAAAAATATGGATGATAGGTTAAAAGCCTTGCAAAATAAGATAGCTAAAAATTATAAGGGAGCAAAACCTAGAATTCTTATGTATACTTCATTTGGCACAACAAGTGGTAAAAATACAACTTTTAATGATATGGTTAAATTAATAAATGGAGTTAATGTTGTAGCTGAAGCAGGAATTGATGGATTTAAAGATATTTCTAAGGAGAAGGTAATAGAATTAAATCCTGATATTATCATAGTACCAATAGCTAAAAAATATGATAATGTAAATAAAATTTCAAAATTATTTTTTGAAGACCCTAGCTTAAAAAATGTAAAGGCTATAAAAAATAAGAAAGTTTACTTTATTCAATATAAGGATATTACACCTACTTCTCAATATATGATAAATAGTATTGAAGAATTGGCAAAAGTTGTATATCAGTTCAAGGAGTAA
- a CDS encoding TonB-dependent receptor, with protein MKKKFMLLALIVLGGMCAFAEESPVLELKQTVVTSDSFGTPVRETAKNMTVINAKEIKEKGAKTIADALRGVPGVVVRQMDGASPMLDLRGSGATSQFNTVILLDGIPVSGLAGFNLNTVPVDEIEKIEVLQGAGAVMYGDGAIGGVVNIITKAPTKKAVYGGAGLEVGSWRTIRENVYLGGKIGDKFLLNASYSGNSSKDYRDRSPQYENKKDKRDSLWLRGKYLLDNGSIAINYNHSEDKDYYTGSLSKEQFDKNPRQVGSWSGYTYGINDIINAKYNQKINDKIDIFLTSGYYHNKNKFQKNSTSEYFIRPEVKLTYAKDSYVTLGLDYRDGKRDFKDDVFVNGVNQKAPDDKRESFAGYVMNKTTFGNWQFTQGYRREKVKYEYSSKVYDPMTWQLKEIKPKSADYSNNDSFEFGVNYLYSDTGNVFFNYARALRTPTIQDAGAWYGPVKTQKNDIFEIGLRDAYKNTSISTSIFYVNSKNEIYYDKTNPFSSNNQNFDGKVRRIGAQLSLAHYFDKLTLRERVSYIVPKVTSGIYDGKEFAGVSRWTANVGATYNITKGLTANIDGYYQSNAYAEDDFDNYFSKGNNYVTVDASLSYAFENGIELYTGVSNLFDKKYANAVTSTRSTFGAGPRKVYYPANGRSVYAGIKYTF; from the coding sequence ATGAAGAAAAAATTTATGTTATTGGCTTTAATTGTATTAGGAGGGATGTGTGCTTTTGCAGAAGAAAGTCCTGTTTTAGAGCTTAAACAAACAGTTGTAACTTCCGATAGTTTTGGGACACCTGTTCGTGAAACAGCAAAAAATATGACAGTTATTAATGCAAAAGAAATAAAAGAAAAAGGTGCAAAAACTATTGCTGATGCACTTAGAGGGGTACCAGGTGTTGTTGTTAGACAAATGGATGGAGCTTCTCCTATGTTAGATTTAAGGGGTTCAGGGGCAACATCACAATTTAATACTGTTATTTTACTAGATGGTATTCCAGTAAGTGGACTTGCAGGCTTTAACTTAAATACTGTTCCAGTTGATGAAATTGAAAAAATAGAAGTTCTTCAAGGAGCAGGAGCAGTTATGTATGGAGATGGAGCTATTGGTGGGGTAGTAAATATTATCACAAAAGCACCAACTAAAAAAGCTGTCTATGGTGGAGCAGGATTAGAGGTAGGTTCTTGGAGAACTATAAGAGAAAATGTTTATCTTGGTGGAAAAATTGGAGATAAATTCTTGTTAAATGCTTCATATTCTGGAAATTCAAGTAAAGATTATAGAGATAGAAGTCCTCAATATGAAAATAAGAAAGATAAAAGAGATAGCCTTTGGTTAAGAGGAAAATATTTATTAGATAATGGAAGTATAGCAATTAATTATAATCATAGTGAAGATAAAGATTATTATACAGGTTCTTTAAGTAAGGAACAATTTGATAAAAATCCAAGACAAGTAGGCTCTTGGAGCGGTTACACTTATGGTATAAATGACATTATCAATGCAAAATATAATCAAAAAATAAATGATAAAATTGATATCTTCTTGACAAGTGGATATTATCATAATAAAAATAAATTCCAAAAGAATTCAACTAGTGAATATTTTATAAGACCAGAAGTAAAACTAACTTATGCAAAAGATAGTTATGTTACACTAGGGCTTGATTATAGAGATGGAAAAAGAGACTTTAAAGATGATGTTTTTGTAAATGGTGTAAATCAAAAAGCACCTGATGATAAAAGAGAATCTTTTGCTGGCTATGTTATGAATAAAACAACTTTTGGTAATTGGCAATTTACACAAGGATATCGTAGAGAAAAAGTAAAATATGAATACAGTTCAAAAGTTTATGACCCTATGACTTGGCAATTAAAAGAAATAAAACCAAAATCAGCGGATTACTCAAATAATGATAGTTTTGAATTTGGAGTAAATTATTTATATTCTGATACAGGAAATGTTTTCTTTAATTATGCAAGAGCTTTAAGAACTCCAACAATACAAGATGCAGGAGCTTGGTATGGACCAGTTAAAACTCAAAAGAATGATATTTTTGAAATAGGATTAAGAGATGCATATAAAAATACATCAATATCAACTTCTATATTCTATGTAAACTCTAAAAATGAAATTTATTATGATAAAACAAACCCATTTAGTTCTAACAATCAAAACTTTGATGGAAAGGTAAGAAGAATTGGAGCACAATTATCATTAGCACATTATTTTGATAAATTGACATTGAGAGAAAGAGTTTCATATATAGTACCAAAGGTAACAAGTGGAATTTATGATGGAAAAGAATTTGCTGGAGTATCAAGATGGACAGCAAATGTAGGGGCAACTTATAATATTACAAAAGGGCTTACTGCAAATATAGATGGATACTATCAAAGTAATGCCTATGCAGAAGATGATTTTGATAACTATTTCTCAAAAGGTAATAACTATGTAACAGTTGATGCAAGTCTATCTTATGCTTTTGAAAATGGAATAGAACTTTATACAGGTGTAAGCAATTTATTTGATAAAAAATATGCAAATGCAGTAACTTCAACTAGAAGTACTTTTGGAGCAGGACCAAGAAAAGTTTACTATCCAGCTAATGGAAGAAGTGTGTATGCAGGAATTAAATATACATTCTAA
- a CDS encoding Rrf2 family transcriptional regulator → MDTKFSIALHILVYIEETDNIVTSELLAKSVGTNASHIRKILALLKDANIIESQQGKKGIVLKIKSDKLTLDKIYFGVYPEKELLHVHDTANPDCPVGAIIKEALLPIFETSERQLVLSLKSKTLKSLIEDMYKIYMKKGEGQNGI, encoded by the coding sequence ATGGATACAAAATTTTCAATCGCACTTCATATTTTAGTGTATATAGAAGAAACTGATAATATAGTTACATCAGAACTTTTAGCAAAAAGTGTAGGAACAAATGCTAGTCATATTAGAAAAATTCTTGCCTTATTAAAAGATGCAAATATTATTGAAAGTCAACAAGGTAAAAAAGGAATTGTTTTGAAAATAAAGTCAGATAAATTAACCTTGGATAAAATTTATTTTGGAGTATATCCAGAAAAAGAGCTTCTTCATGTGCACGATACAGCAAACCCAGATTGTCCAGTAGGAGCAATTATTAAGGAAGCTTTACTTCCAATATTTGAAACCTCAGAAAGACAATTAGTTTTAAGTTTGAAGTCTAAGACATTAAAATCATTAATTGAAGATATGTATAAAATCTATATGAAGAAAGGAGAAGGTCAAAATGGAATTTAA
- a CDS encoding nitroreductase family protein: MEFKEVNKLPIDVKENIKKRVSTRSFLEKSLTNDDKNKLMNFYKTLTNSFGINVRVQYVSKDTEVKNVQLGTYGTIKGAKDFLAITVKDEVFAMEAVGYQFENLVLYATDMGLGTVWLAGTFSRKEFKNIMEISNDDLFPCISPIGYPAEKRSFVDKIMRATLGSKNRKAWNKLFYLNDFNQALSQTDAGKYEIALEMLRLAPSSTNSQPWAVVKEGNNFHFFCSYKNSISNNMKKIKHLNLGIALAHFHQTAMSEELDGKFEIQDIKFLIPENMHYVISYSVK, encoded by the coding sequence ATGGAATTTAAAGAAGTTAATAAACTACCAATAGATGTAAAAGAAAATATAAAAAAACGTGTTAGTACTAGAAGTTTTTTAGAAAAATCATTAACTAATGATGATAAAAATAAACTGATGAATTTTTATAAAACTTTAACTAATTCCTTTGGTATAAATGTTAGAGTGCAATATGTCAGTAAAGATACTGAAGTAAAAAATGTTCAACTAGGAACATATGGAACTATAAAAGGTGCAAAAGACTTTTTAGCTATTACTGTAAAAGATGAAGTTTTTGCTATGGAAGCTGTAGGTTATCAATTTGAAAATTTAGTATTATATGCTACTGATATGGGATTAGGTACAGTATGGCTTGCAGGTACATTTAGCAGAAAAGAATTTAAAAATATTATGGAAATTAGTAATGATGATCTATTTCCTTGTATTTCACCTATTGGATATCCAGCTGAAAAACGTTCATTTGTTGATAAAATTATGAGAGCAACTCTAGGTTCTAAAAATAGAAAAGCTTGGAATAAATTATTTTATTTGAATGATTTTAATCAAGCTCTATCACAAACAGATGCTGGAAAATATGAAATAGCACTTGAAATGCTTAGATTAGCTCCTAGTTCTACTAATTCTCAACCATGGGCAGTAGTTAAAGAAGGAAATAATTTTCATTTCTTTTGTTCTTATAAAAATAGCATAAGTAATAATATGAAAAAAATAAAACATTTAAACCTTGGGATAGCTTTAGCACATTTTCATCAAACTGCTATGAGTGAAGAATTAGATGGAAAATTTGAAATACAAGATATAAAATTTTTAATCCCAGAAAATATGCATTATGTTATATCATATTCAGTAAAGTAA
- a CDS encoding ATP-binding protein — translation MDYITRPKYIEKIKQFIDKPIIKILTGMRRVGKSTLLLIIKDDILKDIPNENKIYINFESTNFFDINNSHALLKYLQPLLENISGKVYFFFDEIQLVNHWEQVINGLRVDRDCDIYLTGSNSTLISGDLATLLAGRYVEFEIQPFTFIEFKQVFENTNLSKEPLFEKFIQLGGMPFLKYFDLDETPSFKYLNDVYNTVLVKDVLQYNNIRDVDLFNRIFSYVIENIGHTFSASSIKNYLKNENRSISVDTILNYLEYCSLAFIIKKIPRYDTVGKKILKIDEKYYLTDHGFRQAIGFSNTKDVERTLENIVCIELISRGYEVKIGKVKDKEIDFIAKKGKDLSYYQISYIMRDEKTREREFSVYKSVTDNFPKYVLSMDHFDFSQDGIIHKNIIDFLLEDEDIK, via the coding sequence ATGGATTATATTACTAGACCTAAATATATTGAAAAGATTAAACAATTTATAGATAAACCAATTATTAAAATACTAACTGGGATGAGAAGAGTTGGAAAATCAACTCTTTTACTTATAATAAAAGATGATATTTTAAAAGATATTCCAAATGAAAATAAGATCTATATCAATTTTGAGTCTACTAACTTTTTTGATATTAATAATTCCCATGCTTTACTAAAATATTTGCAACCTTTATTAGAGAATATAAGTGGTAAGGTTTATTTTTTCTTTGATGAGATACAACTTGTTAATCATTGGGAACAAGTTATCAATGGGTTGAGAGTTGATAGAGATTGTGATATTTACTTAACTGGTTCAAACTCAACTCTTATTTCAGGAGATTTAGCAACTTTACTTGCAGGAAGATATGTTGAATTTGAAATTCAACCATTTACTTTTATTGAATTTAAACAAGTATTTGAAAATACAAATTTATCAAAAGAACCATTATTTGAAAAATTTATTCAATTAGGTGGAATGCCATTTTTAAAATACTTTGACTTAGATGAAACTCCTAGTTTTAAATATCTAAATGATGTCTATAATACAGTATTGGTAAAAGATGTCTTACAATATAATAATATTCGTGATGTTGATTTATTTAATAGAATTTTTTCTTATGTTATTGAAAATATAGGACATACTTTCTCAGCTAGTAGCATAAAAAATTATTTAAAAAATGAAAATAGAAGTATTTCAGTAGATACTATTTTAAATTATTTAGAATATTGTAGTTTAGCTTTTATTATAAAAAAAATTCCTAGATATGATACAGTGGGTAAAAAAATATTAAAAATAGATGAAAAGTATTATTTAACAGATCATGGTTTCCGTCAAGCAATAGGTTTTTCTAACACAAAGGATGTTGAAAGAACTTTGGAAAATATAGTATGTATAGAGCTTATATCAAGGGGATATGAAGTAAAAATTGGTAAAGTAAAAGATAAAGAAATTGATTTTATTGCTAAAAAAGGAAAGGATCTATCTTACTACCAAATTTCATATATAATGAGAGATGAAAAAACAAGAGAAAGAGAATTTAGTGTTTACAAATCTGTAACAGATAATTTCCCTAAATATGTTTTATCAATGGACCATTTTGATTTTAGTCAAGATGGCATTATTCATAAAAATATTATAGATTTTTTATTAGAAGATGAAGATATAAAATGA